A genomic segment from Fibrobacterota bacterium encodes:
- a CDS encoding DUF1800 domain-containing protein yields the protein MKERTLAAARKQAATALAGDAAFAKYANAALPKRAALTTGLEPYAGKWDQRHATHLLRRTLFGYTRADLANALGLTASTCVDALLNATDAEPGLPLSTDSNDPTPVGTSWTVSDYDGNYNSTRQRSLQNWWMAILLGQGFSLREKMTLFWHNHLATELDAVGDPRYAWMHHTLLRKSALGNFRDLIKQITIDPAMLKYLNGDSNTNTNPNENFGREVQELFTIGKGPEISAGNYTNYTEDDVKAAARALTGWRDVRGADASEFVATKHDTKDKAFSAAYGSTVITGRSGADAGTQELKDLVDMIFAQTETARYFCRKLYRWFVYYDIGTDVEANVITPLADQFIKGDFEVKPVLATLLKSAHFHDAANQGCFIKTPVDIVAGSLRQLEIPLPDGTDPVKQYALMQALVGEAARMGLEIGNPPNVAGWPEFYQIPVFYEAWINSDTLPRREQYTDKLAAAKGYGYYTDKSFLSADVLSMAKATSDPSKADVIAAEWAALLFPIDLTDNQLKYLKDTLLNGLPDYEWGVEWDAYVASPSDATLIKPVDTRLRALLTAMMEMAEYQLC from the coding sequence ATGAAGGAACGGACCTTAGCGGCGGCTCGCAAGCAGGCCGCCACCGCCTTGGCGGGCGACGCCGCCTTCGCCAAATACGCCAACGCCGCGTTGCCTAAACGCGCTGCGCTGACGACGGGCCTGGAGCCTTACGCGGGCAAATGGGATCAACGCCATGCCACCCACCTTTTGCGCCGGACCTTGTTCGGCTACACTCGCGCCGATCTGGCCAATGCGCTGGGGCTTACCGCCTCGACCTGCGTCGATGCGCTTCTGAATGCGACGGATGCCGAGCCCGGCCTGCCGCTTTCCACCGACTCCAATGATCCCACGCCGGTGGGCACCTCCTGGACTGTTTCCGATTACGACGGCAATTACAATTCGACCCGGCAACGTTCTTTGCAGAATTGGTGGATGGCGATCCTTTTGGGGCAAGGATTCTCGCTGCGCGAGAAGATGACCTTGTTCTGGCATAACCATCTGGCCACCGAACTGGATGCCGTGGGCGATCCGCGTTATGCGTGGATGCATCATACCCTGTTGCGTAAAAGCGCCCTGGGGAATTTCCGCGATCTGATCAAGCAGATCACCATAGACCCGGCCATGCTGAAATACCTGAATGGGGACAGCAATACCAACACCAATCCCAACGAGAACTTCGGGCGCGAAGTGCAAGAGCTGTTCACCATCGGCAAGGGGCCGGAGATTTCAGCGGGCAATTACACCAATTATACCGAGGATGACGTGAAGGCCGCGGCCCGCGCGCTGACCGGGTGGCGGGACGTGCGCGGGGCGGACGCCTCCGAATTCGTGGCCACAAAGCATGACACGAAGGACAAGGCTTTTTCCGCCGCCTATGGCAGCACGGTCATTACCGGCCGCAGCGGGGCCGATGCGGGGACCCAGGAGTTGAAGGATCTGGTCGACATGATTTTCGCCCAGACCGAGACGGCCAGGTATTTCTGCCGCAAGCTGTACCGCTGGTTCGTGTACTACGATATCGGGACGGACGTGGAGGCCAATGTCATCACGCCCTTGGCGGATCAATTCATCAAGGGCGATTTCGAGGTGAAGCCCGTGCTGGCGACCCTGCTCAAGAGCGCGCATTTCCACGACGCCGCCAACCAGGGTTGCTTCATCAAAACCCCCGTCGACATCGTGGCGGGGAGCCTGCGCCAGTTGGAAATCCCCTTGCCCGACGGCACCGATCCGGTCAAGCAATACGCGCTGATGCAGGCGCTGGTGGGCGAAGCCGCGCGCATGGGCCTGGAAATCGGGAATCCGCCCAACGTGGCGGGCTGGCCGGAATTCTACCAGATCCCGGTGTTCTACGAGGCCTGGATCAATTCGGATACCCTGCCGCGCCGCGAGCAGTATACCGACAAGCTGGCCGCGGCCAAGGGATACGGGTATTACACCGACAAGTCCTTCCTCTCAGCCGACGTCCTTAGCATGGCGAAGGCCACCTCCGATCCCAGCAAGGCCGATGTCATCGCGGCGGAATGGGCTGCCCTGCTCTTCCCCATCGACCTCACCGATAACCAACTGAAGTACCTGAAGGACACCTTGCTGAACGGCCTGCCCGATTACGAGTGGGGCGTGGAATGGGACGCCTACGTGGCGTCGCCTTCGGACGCGACCTTGATCAAGCCGGTGGATACGCGACTACGGGCCTTATTGACGGCCATGATGGAAATGGCGGAGTACCAATTATGCTGA
- a CDS encoding RNA polymerase sigma factor, with translation MKPWIGAEMKSLEELRAGRLEGLHWIYETFAGRLLNQCYRILLSREQAEDVVQDLFVRLPDIIGEFRGESALGTWLYRVAHNMCLNRLQQAKNRAKLEWENAEELAPRARGGSVELTDLLAKALAGLDAETRSLLWLKEGEGVPLKELSVILKLPEGTLKSRLSRARDKVKEYLEQEAKVEKRS, from the coding sequence ATGAAGCCCTGGATCGGCGCCGAAATGAAAAGCCTGGAAGAGCTCCGCGCAGGACGCTTGGAGGGATTGCATTGGATTTACGAGACTTTCGCCGGGCGGTTGCTGAACCAATGCTATCGCATCCTGCTCTCCCGGGAACAAGCCGAGGACGTGGTGCAGGATCTCTTCGTGCGGCTGCCCGATATCATCGGGGAGTTCCGCGGGGAAAGCGCGCTCGGCACCTGGTTGTATCGGGTGGCCCACAATATGTGCCTCAACCGGCTTCAGCAGGCGAAGAACCGCGCCAAGCTGGAATGGGAGAACGCGGAAGAGCTGGCGCCGCGCGCCCGGGGCGGTTCGGTGGAGCTGACCGATTTGCTGGCCAAGGCCCTGGCGGGCCTGGATGCGGAGACGCGGTCCTTGCTGTGGTTGAAGGAGGGCGAGGGCGTTCCCCTGAAGGAATTGTCCGTCATCCTCAAGCTGCCCGAGGGCACGCTCAAGTCGCGGCTCTCGCGGGCGCGCGACAAGGTGAAGGAATATCTCGAACAGGAGGCGAAGGTTGAAAAACGATCTTGA
- a CDS encoding VCBS repeat-containing protein: MLRKISYLVLGLICLGRTQSGDTANWTRVDVSTEFFNEGADFADIDKDGHMDIVSPPFWYEGPDWKVSHRFRAGKALKGDSGVYGGGSDAPWQCETYDFNNDGFPDILTNMGPCCGSVEWYQNPGATARTATANWTSHTMLTNLGAESPHLGNVTGDGKPEYIVMQNNQVGVGEQNAANLTGPWTFRAVSEVRSGNGATAYGINSHGIGAGDVNMDGHIDVFSMHGWYEQPATLGTAQWTFHAAPFSSQRFAGENQGGAHMYAYDIDGDGDNDVVSGIQAHAWGLHWLENVDGKGGEWKEHMIMSTPDSASLYGGVAFGQVHNLNLADINGDGLLDLVAGNRWGTHGPVVPGNPSMIYWWELKRGAGGATFTPHKVEGNIGAGCQIKVGDVNGDGKPDIVVGGRRGTYVFLNKYPATALLPGPSSPQAHKGLSILRSEGSASGQVLLLRFLQPGFDNTLSLFDAAGKEHSFPLGNRKAGETLPLHLGPMPAGSYLMRATRDGETQNLGTLPISR, translated from the coding sequence ATGTTACGTAAAATCTCGTACCTCGTACTGGGACTGATCTGTCTGGGACGGACCCAGAGCGGCGATACCGCGAATTGGACCCGGGTAGACGTGAGCACTGAGTTCTTCAACGAAGGCGCCGACTTCGCCGACATCGACAAGGACGGGCATATGGATATCGTCTCGCCCCCGTTCTGGTACGAGGGCCCGGATTGGAAGGTCTCGCACCGTTTCCGCGCCGGCAAAGCCCTTAAGGGCGATTCGGGCGTGTACGGCGGCGGATCGGACGCTCCCTGGCAATGCGAGACTTACGACTTCAACAACGACGGCTTCCCTGATATCCTGACCAATATGGGTCCCTGCTGCGGCTCGGTGGAGTGGTACCAGAATCCCGGCGCGACCGCCCGCACGGCCACCGCCAATTGGACCTCCCACACCATGCTCACCAACTTGGGCGCCGAAAGCCCCCATTTGGGGAACGTGACCGGCGACGGCAAGCCCGAATATATCGTCATGCAAAACAACCAAGTGGGCGTAGGGGAGCAGAATGCGGCGAACCTCACGGGACCATGGACCTTTCGCGCCGTCAGCGAAGTGCGTTCGGGAAACGGGGCCACCGCCTACGGCATCAATTCCCATGGCATCGGGGCCGGCGACGTGAACATGGATGGGCACATCGATGTGTTTTCCATGCATGGATGGTACGAGCAGCCGGCGACTTTGGGTACGGCCCAGTGGACCTTTCACGCGGCGCCCTTCAGCTCGCAGCGTTTTGCCGGGGAGAACCAGGGCGGCGCCCATATGTACGCCTACGACATCGACGGGGACGGCGATAACGACGTGGTGTCGGGCATCCAAGCGCATGCCTGGGGCCTGCATTGGCTAGAGAACGTCGATGGCAAAGGAGGCGAGTGGAAGGAGCACATGATCATGAGCACCCCCGACAGCGCAAGCCTGTACGGGGGCGTGGCCTTCGGCCAGGTCCATAATCTCAACCTCGCCGACATCAATGGCGACGGGCTTCTCGATCTCGTCGCAGGCAACCGCTGGGGTACGCATGGCCCCGTCGTGCCCGGCAACCCCAGCATGATCTACTGGTGGGAATTGAAACGCGGAGCGGGGGGCGCCACCTTTACCCCGCACAAAGTCGAAGGGAACATCGGGGCGGGCTGCCAGATCAAGGTGGGCGACGTGAACGGGGACGGGAAACCGGATATCGTCGTGGGCGGTCGGCGCGGAACCTACGTCTTCCTGAATAAATATCCCGCCACCGCTCTCCTGCCCGGCCCATCGTCGCCGCAAGCCCATAAGGGCCTGTCCATCCTGCGCAGCGAAGGCTCCGCTTCCGGGCAGGTCCTACTGCTGCGCTTCTTGCAGCCCGGCTTCGACAATACCCTGTCGCTTTTCGACGCTGCGGGCAAAGAACACTCCTTCCCCCTGGGCAACCGCAAGGCCGGGGAAACCCTCCCCCTGCACCTGGGCCCGATGCCAGCGGGGTCCTATCTGATGCGTGCGACGCGTGACGGCGAAACCCAGAACCTGGGAACCTTACCTATCAGCCGCTAA
- a CDS encoding DUF1080 domain-containing protein: MDFRRILSALSFPGLVCLLPCLSPSLGFSQTDTPFVSLFNGTDLTGWSVKTAGTTIKEFATIKAGYIDLESAGGAGWQWLYSDKQYTDFDLKLKFSAPTGEQGNSGVNFRSFWDPNDAGGYLNGPQVDIYTNNNWRTGLVLDMTKGDERWFWPNLPDWTIAKSNVTTPAGWKFNYFPDWNDLEIRVKGMTVSTIVNGIPYANWNGEGVLNDALHKSKTVGSTGYIALQAHSDQKVTIYFKDIKIADLATVAVRQPLRPSDRGLGPMGPASPAETYSLDGRRTAIPAGGAASGCGLFVVKEAGARRLQAVIR, translated from the coding sequence ATGGACTTCCGGAGAATCCTGAGCGCCCTTTCCTTTCCCGGATTGGTTTGCCTGTTGCCCTGCCTATCGCCCTCGCTCGGTTTTTCCCAAACCGATACGCCCTTCGTTTCCCTTTTCAACGGCACCGACCTGACCGGTTGGTCGGTCAAGACCGCCGGGACTACCATCAAGGAATTCGCCACCATCAAGGCCGGCTATATCGATCTTGAATCGGCCGGCGGGGCCGGGTGGCAATGGCTGTATTCCGACAAGCAGTATACCGACTTCGACCTGAAGCTGAAATTCTCGGCCCCGACGGGCGAACAGGGCAATAGCGGCGTCAATTTCCGAAGCTTCTGGGATCCCAACGACGCTGGAGGCTATCTCAACGGTCCGCAAGTGGACATCTATACGAACAACAACTGGCGCACGGGCCTGGTCCTGGATATGACCAAGGGGGATGAACGCTGGTTTTGGCCGAACCTGCCCGACTGGACCATCGCCAAGTCCAATGTCACGACTCCCGCGGGATGGAAATTCAATTACTTCCCGGATTGGAACGACCTCGAGATCCGGGTCAAGGGAATGACCGTCAGCACAATCGTCAACGGGATCCCGTACGCGAACTGGAACGGCGAAGGCGTTCTGAACGACGCGCTGCATAAATCCAAGACCGTCGGAAGCACGGGTTATATCGCTTTGCAGGCGCATAGCGATCAGAAGGTGACGATCTATTTCAAGGACATCAAAATCGCGGACTTGGCCACCGTCGCCGTCCGCCAGCCGCTACGGCCATCGGATCGGGGGCTAGGGCCGATGGGACCGGCTTCGCCGGCCGAAACCTATTCCCTGGACGGGCGCAGGACCGCGATTCCCGCCGGGGGAGCCGCATCCGGTTGCGGACTGTTCGTTGTGAAAGAGGCGGGCGCCCGGCGCCTGCAAGCCGTGATCCGTTAG
- a CDS encoding SMP-30/gluconolactonase/LRE family protein: MGIRKPMLWAGLLWAAPSVHSAHQVNLPASLAAPGAQVVDVHVGLSYSEGVNVDPDGNVFFSEDPDVDNGRIWKITPQGVKSVYKDPSRGSNGLEFDNEGRLHICMHDSLLRVEKDGKVTVLHASTPSASIGRVNDLSINSAGAVFFTNLNGNTLFFRNTAGTITTRTFQGVNGVEWIEEKSIVYVASGGLQKCKVDNATGVLSNCAVFVASPNGDTDGLTVDVLGNVWHANWGQGKVFVSDSTGKELGSISIDAAPVAAPKRSTSGAMGNTDNCHFGGPDNKTLFITGDGGLYKIDLLVAGRNRPGWPTSSSRILIPTVRAAGLRTGDRLADPARFLLEAGKGIAVGADGRRAVLSAVPEKR, translated from the coding sequence ATGGGGATTCGGAAACCGATGTTGTGGGCGGGATTGTTATGGGCCGCCCCGAGCGTACATTCAGCCCATCAGGTCAATCTTCCCGCCTCCCTGGCGGCGCCGGGCGCCCAGGTCGTCGATGTCCATGTCGGCCTTTCCTATTCCGAAGGCGTGAACGTGGATCCCGACGGGAACGTTTTCTTCTCCGAGGATCCGGACGTGGACAACGGCCGCATCTGGAAGATCACCCCCCAGGGAGTGAAATCGGTATACAAGGATCCCAGCCGCGGATCGAACGGGCTGGAATTCGACAATGAAGGCCGATTGCACATCTGCATGCACGACAGTTTGCTGCGGGTGGAAAAGGACGGCAAGGTTACGGTGCTGCACGCCTCCACGCCGAGCGCGTCCATCGGCCGCGTCAACGATCTTTCCATCAATTCCGCGGGCGCCGTTTTCTTCACCAACCTGAACGGCAATACCCTGTTCTTCCGGAATACCGCCGGGACGATCACCACGCGCACCTTCCAAGGCGTCAACGGCGTGGAATGGATCGAAGAGAAGTCCATCGTGTATGTGGCTTCCGGCGGGCTCCAGAAGTGCAAGGTGGACAATGCCACCGGCGTGCTTTCGAATTGCGCCGTCTTCGTCGCGAGCCCCAACGGGGACACCGACGGCCTGACCGTGGACGTGCTGGGGAACGTATGGCACGCCAACTGGGGCCAGGGAAAAGTCTTCGTAAGCGATTCGACGGGCAAGGAGCTGGGGAGCATCAGCATCGACGCGGCTCCGGTGGCGGCCCCCAAACGGTCCACCAGCGGCGCCATGGGCAATACCGACAACTGCCATTTCGGCGGGCCCGACAACAAAACGCTCTTCATCACGGGAGATGGCGGATTGTATAAGATCGATCTTCTGGTTGCGGGCAGGAACCGCCCGGGTTGGCCCACGTCTTCGAGCCGCATCTTGATTCCCACCGTTCGCGCGGCCGGCTTGCGTACGGGCGACCGCCTGGCAGACCCGGCGCGGTTCCTGCTCGAAGCCGGAAAAGGCATCGCGGTGGGCGCGGATGGACGGCGGGCGGTCTTGTCGGCCGTCCCGGAAAAGCGATAA
- a CDS encoding PQQ-dependent sugar dehydrogenase: MDFTGSGRTKFAIAQDGRIVAAGTSAQVSVYDPKTGTQIDAGKPDSIGGYIWGVAGMALDPGFVTNGRIYLYSYKPLAGDSQEAQIRRYTLKNNVMDPASERLMLEWGTQRNNMDHSGGGMGFDAAGNLYVGIGENAYFSGMYANINETDPTFNALRSSANTNDLRGKILRIKPRPFSEDDPAPAPAPGGTYDIPAGNLFPPGTAGTRPEIYVMGCRNPFSLNIDPVTGWLFWGEVGPNATTASADKGPAGREEFNLFTQAGNAGWPMFTGPNLPYPKYDYVAKKTGPLFDSLAPVNDSKYNTGLQNLPPTRGSLVQYSREAGYNPWPGFTVGSEIVPVAGPIYRYNGSLPATYKLPPHFDGHAIITDYYMKWIKAVAFDAKGEKAVDVQPVFADLSYSSVSDMKIGPDGGLYMFEYTSQLLSRVEYTGTCLPSVAIRAPNGLVREGSLPAVMTGRSRLEVPAGYSGFTLFDLEGKKMWSYRRGLSEGPDVAELPAGTADKVLLVHWEAAKPR; the protein is encoded by the coding sequence ATGGATTTCACCGGCAGCGGTCGTACCAAATTCGCCATCGCCCAGGACGGACGAATCGTCGCCGCGGGGACAAGCGCCCAGGTCAGCGTATACGATCCCAAGACCGGCACGCAAATAGATGCCGGCAAGCCCGACAGCATCGGGGGCTACATCTGGGGCGTGGCCGGGATGGCGCTGGACCCCGGCTTCGTGACCAACGGCCGCATCTACCTCTACTCCTACAAGCCGCTCGCGGGTGACAGCCAGGAAGCCCAGATCCGCCGCTATACCCTCAAGAACAATGTTATGGATCCGGCCTCGGAGCGGCTCATGCTGGAGTGGGGCACGCAGAGGAACAACATGGACCATAGCGGCGGCGGCATGGGTTTCGATGCGGCCGGGAACCTATATGTGGGCATTGGCGAGAACGCCTATTTCTCGGGCATGTACGCGAACATCAATGAAACCGATCCTACGTTCAACGCCTTGCGATCTTCCGCCAATACCAACGACCTGCGCGGGAAGATCCTCCGGATCAAACCGAGGCCTTTTTCCGAGGACGATCCCGCCCCCGCCCCGGCGCCGGGAGGGACTTACGATATTCCCGCCGGCAATCTCTTCCCGCCGGGCACGGCCGGGACGCGGCCGGAAATCTACGTCATGGGTTGCCGCAATCCCTTCAGCCTGAACATCGATCCCGTTACGGGTTGGCTGTTCTGGGGGGAGGTGGGCCCCAATGCCACCACCGCGTCCGCCGATAAGGGCCCCGCGGGCAGGGAGGAATTCAACCTGTTCACCCAAGCCGGGAATGCCGGCTGGCCCATGTTCACGGGGCCTAACCTGCCTTACCCGAAATACGACTATGTCGCCAAAAAGACGGGTCCTCTCTTCGACTCGCTGGCCCCGGTCAACGATTCCAAATACAACACCGGTCTGCAAAACCTTCCGCCTACCCGCGGTTCCCTGGTCCAATACAGCCGGGAGGCTGGGTATAACCCCTGGCCGGGATTCACCGTGGGATCGGAAATCGTCCCCGTTGCCGGCCCTATCTACCGGTACAACGGCAGCCTTCCCGCCACCTACAAGCTGCCGCCCCACTTCGATGGCCACGCGATCATCACCGATTATTACATGAAATGGATAAAAGCCGTCGCCTTCGACGCGAAAGGGGAGAAGGCCGTAGACGTGCAGCCGGTATTCGCCGACCTGAGCTACAGTTCCGTCTCGGACATGAAAATCGGCCCCGATGGGGGTTTGTACATGTTCGAATACACGAGCCAATTGCTAAGCCGGGTGGAATACACGGGAACCTGCCTCCCCAGCGTAGCCATCAGGGCGCCTAACGGACTGGTTCGGGAGGGATCCTTGCCCGCCGTAATGACTGGCCGCAGCCGATTGGAGGTGCCCGCGGGATACTCCGGCTTCACCCTTTTCGACCTGGAAGGGAAGAAAATGTGGTCCTATCGGCGCGGCCTGAGCGAGGGTCCCGACGTCGCCGAGCTACCCGCCGGAACGGCGGATAAGGTTCTGTTGGTCCATTGGGAAGCGGCCAAGCCCCGATAA
- a CDS encoding SMP-30/gluconolactonase/LRE family protein, which yields MRISTLKAFAAALSLAAIAGAQSPHTLSPDLADPGTPVLIPRTGGGGSNVFGEGVVADWQGNVYFGEQTQSNKTMQLKAGQDTAKFWRQAADNPSGMWLDPQNRIVICQQHAIVRVKAGAAFDNQTDTLYKATGQDFNDVTGDSKGNLFFTNYMGSTVFFRNAATGETKTVFTNISRPNGIEWDEERKRLYLHEFGIDTVTTYDVGADYSLSNRKFFSAVAACDGITLDERGDVFSVSYSTGVVHAFDPDGKALGEISILGQQMTNIGFGGADFKTLYMVTIRGLYKLPMKVKGYKSGQPVISIANPVRYRDEMNEAAMRIFRLDGRRIAPLSGLGRFPMDQQNLIRRSGG from the coding sequence ATGCGCATATCCACGCTTAAAGCCTTCGCCGCCGCCCTGTCCTTGGCCGCCATCGCCGGCGCCCAATCGCCCCACACCCTCAGCCCCGACCTCGCCGATCCGGGCACGCCGGTCCTGATCCCGCGCACCGGTGGCGGCGGCTCTAACGTGTTCGGCGAAGGCGTGGTCGCCGATTGGCAAGGCAATGTCTACTTCGGCGAGCAAACCCAGAGCAATAAAACCATGCAGTTGAAAGCGGGCCAGGACACCGCCAAATTCTGGCGGCAGGCCGCCGATAATCCCAGCGGGATGTGGCTGGACCCCCAGAACCGGATCGTCATCTGCCAGCAGCACGCCATCGTGCGCGTCAAGGCGGGCGCCGCGTTCGACAACCAGACCGACACCCTGTACAAGGCGACCGGGCAGGACTTCAACGACGTCACGGGCGATTCCAAGGGCAACCTGTTCTTCACCAACTATATGGGTAGCACGGTCTTTTTCCGCAATGCCGCCACGGGCGAGACGAAGACGGTGTTCACCAACATCAGCAGGCCGAACGGAATCGAGTGGGACGAGGAGCGGAAGCGGCTCTACCTGCACGAATTCGGGATCGATACCGTGACCACCTACGACGTAGGCGCCGACTATTCCCTTTCCAACCGGAAGTTCTTCTCCGCCGTCGCGGCCTGCGACGGGATCACCCTGGATGAGAGGGGCGACGTCTTTTCGGTTTCCTATTCGACCGGCGTGGTGCACGCATTCGATCCGGACGGGAAAGCACTGGGGGAAATCTCCATCCTGGGCCAGCAAATGACCAACATCGGTTTCGGGGGCGCCGATTTCAAGACCTTGTACATGGTCACGATCCGGGGGCTGTACAAATTGCCGATGAAGGTGAAGGGGTATAAGAGCGGGCAGCCGGTGATTTCCATCGCGAATCCGGTTCGTTACCGGGACGAGATGAACGAGGCTGCCATGCGGATTTTCCGGCTGGATGGCCGCCGGATCGCGCCGTTATCGGGGCTTGGCCGCTTCCCAATGGACCAACAGAACCTTATCCGCCGTTCCGGCGGGTAG
- the csrA gene encoding carbon storage regulator CsrA, with amino-acid sequence MLILTRKVGESIRINENVCITVMEVDGKNIKLGIEAPKEISIHREEVFRRIKEENQKAATGKDGGAADLGALSDLFKKK; translated from the coding sequence ATGCTGATCCTGACCCGCAAGGTGGGAGAGTCCATCCGCATCAACGAGAACGTCTGCATCACCGTGATGGAAGTGGACGGGAAGAACATCAAGCTGGGCATCGAGGCGCCGAAGGAGATCTCCATCCACCGGGAAGAGGTGTTCCGGCGCATCAAGGAAGAGAACCAGAAGGCGGCCACCGGCAAGGATGGCGGCGCGGCCGACCTCGGGGCGCTTTCGGATTTGTTCAAGAAAAAATGA
- a CDS encoding flagellar assembly protein FliW, whose product MASTQKITSSGVPWTEDQVIRFSAGLPGFEHARKFIIMSVPEHQPFHWMECVDEGNNIRFAVINPLAFRPDYQPKIKKEDLAALDIKDPKDLLLYVIVTLRTPLVESTANLMGPLFVNIRDRVGKQIIIENDAYSLRERIIP is encoded by the coding sequence ATGGCAAGTACACAGAAAATCACGTCCAGCGGCGTTCCCTGGACCGAAGACCAGGTAATCCGCTTCTCGGCGGGCCTCCCCGGATTCGAACACGCGCGCAAGTTCATCATCATGTCCGTGCCCGAGCACCAGCCCTTCCATTGGATGGAATGCGTGGACGAAGGCAACAACATCCGCTTCGCCGTCATCAATCCCCTCGCCTTCCGGCCCGATTACCAGCCCAAGATCAAGAAGGAAGACCTGGCGGCCCTGGACATCAAGGATCCGAAGGATCTTCTGCTCTACGTCATCGTCACCCTGCGCACGCCGTTGGTGGAATCCACCGCCAACCTGATGGGCCCGCTCTTCGTCAACATCCGCGATCGGGTGGGCAAGCAGATCATCATCGAGAACGACGCCTACTCGCTGCGGGAACGGATCATACCGTAA